In Triticum aestivum cultivar Chinese Spring chromosome 5B, IWGSC CS RefSeq v2.1, whole genome shotgun sequence, the following proteins share a genomic window:
- the LOC123111414 gene encoding protein NRT1/ PTR FAMILY 2.7 — protein sequence MYFKDTKLGAMAEAEMESSPRSQPKLSDLEEEGQAKRETKQGGWITLPFIAGSMLGLGLAINGTTSNLQIYLIKEYNVESIDAAQIANIVRGSLNLVPVAGAILSDSYLGCFPVILAGAAINVLSFVLFTLSAALPSLRPPRCPAPSAACQRGTPEQLAVLYAAVSLLAIGTGGTRFNVATMGADQFGGARDQDTFFNWYFVFLYASFLIGDTAIVYIQDGVSWALGFGVCLAATAFSLVLFLLGARYYRMPAAKGSPYSELARVVVAAVRKARVRVGALGPVRYYVGDNAVVDSVGEGAPSKRLSFLNRAAMITTTDNPMDDASGGRRTSGWRLCRVQQVEDLKSLLGVLPLWSSGIMLSVSIGVVIGMIILQALAMDRSLGPRFKIPAGSITVCSLVAFIAVTPVLDRAVFPLWRRITGMPPSPLQRVGLGHVVNIAGMVVAALVERRRLSVVHAHGGADAAAGWVTPMSVLWLLLPLGVVGIGEALHFPGNMAFYYLEFPKTLRSLATAMAPLLIAMGFYLSTVFVDVVRRVTAWLPGNVNQARLDNVYWTVAVAVTVNFGYFLICASRYKYQNQSTTMVM from the exons ATGTACTTCAAGGACACCAAGCTTGGAGCAATGGCAGAGGCAGAGATGGAGAGCTCACCGAGATCTCAGCCCAAACTATCAGACctagaagaagaagggcaagcaaAAAGAGAGACGAAGCAAGGAGGGTGGATCACCCTTCCCTTCATAGCTG GGAGCATGCTGGGGCTGGGGCTGGCCATCAACGGCACCACCAGCAACCTGCAGATTTACCTCATCAAGGAGTACAACGTGGAGAGCATCGACGCGGCGCAGATCGCCAACATCGTCCGCGGCTCGCTCAACCTCGTCCCCGTCGCCGGAGCCATCCTCTCCGACTCCTACTTGGGCTGCTTCCCGGTCATCCTCGCCGGCGCAGCCATCAATGTTCTG TCCTTCGTGCTGTTCACTCTCTCAGCGGCCCTGCCGTCCCTACGGCCGCCGCGCTGCCCGGCGCCGTCTGCCGCGTGCCAGCGCGGAACGCCCGAGCAGCTCGCCGTGCTGTACGCCGCGGTGTCCCTTCTAGCCATCGGCACCGGCGGGACGCGTTTCAACGTGGCCACCATGGGCGCGGACCAGTTCGGCGGCGCGCGCGACCAGGACACCTTCTTCAACTGGTACTTTGTGTTCCTCTACGCTTCCTTCCTGATCGGCGATACGGCCATCGTCTACATCCAGGACGGCGTATCCTGGGCCCTGGGCTTCGGCGTCTGCCTCGCCGCGACGGCGTTCAGTCTGGTCCTCTTTCTCCTCGGCGCGCGGTACTACCGGATGCCCGCGGCAAAGGGCAGCCCATACTCCGAGCTGGCCCGCGTCGTCGTGGCCGCCGTGCGCAAGGCTCGCGTCCGTGTCGGCGCGCTAGGTCCTGTGCGGTACTACGTGGGAGACAATGCCGTCGTGGACTCGGTCGGCGAGGGCGCTCCAAGTAAACGATTAAG CTTTCTTAATCGTGCCGCCATGATCACCACCACCGACAACCCGATGGATGATGCGTCGGGTGGTCGTCGTACAAGCGGCTGGCGGCTGTGCAGGGTGCAGCAAGTGGAGGATCTCAAGTCTCTGCTCGGCGTCTTACCGCTGTGGTCATCTGGTATAATGCTCAGCGTGTCCATCGGGGTGGTGATCGGCATGATCATCCTGCAGGCTCTCGCCATGGACCGCTCCCTCGGACCGCGCTTCAAGATCCCAGCAGGGTCCATCACTGTCTGCTCGCTCGTGGCCTTCATCGCTGTCACCCCGGTCCTTGACCGTGCCGTCTTCCCGCTCTGGCGCAGGATCACCGGCATGCCGCCGTCCCCGCTGCAGCGCGTGGGGCTCGGCCACGTCGTGAACATTGCGGGCATGGTGGTCGCGGCTCTGGTGGAGCGCCGAAGGTTGAGTGTCGTGCACGCGCACGGCGGCGCCGATGCGGCGGCCGGCTGGGTTACCCCCATGTCCGTATTGTGGCTCCTGCTTCCTCTTGGTGTCGTGGGGATCGGGGAGGCCCTCCACTTCCCCGGAAACATGGCCTTCTACTATCTGGAGTTCCCCAAGACGTTGCGGAGCTTGGCGACGGCCATGGCGCCGCTGCTCATCGCCATGGGGTTCTACCTCAGCACAGTCTTCGTCGACGTGGTGAGGCGGGTCACGGCATGGCTGCCGGGGAACGTAAACCAGGCGAGGCTGGACAACGTGTACTGGACAGTGGCTGTGGCAGTGACGGTGAACTTTGGCTATTTCCTCATTTGTGCCAGCCGATATAAGTATCAAAACCAATCGACAACCATGGTGATGTAA